One genomic window of Salmo salar unplaced genomic scaffold, Ssal_v3.1, whole genome shotgun sequence includes the following:
- the LOC106598274 gene encoding uncharacterized protein produces the protein MVKQLIICSTCTTTFNRAVICEAYLIQLNRPIQCACGCVLCTLCYSKHRGCHLHNVISTKALVSTTASTLANCPALEHVGDWDLELNEGDMFRTDNGSDAQVQLLMNEAQFPDVDTLRSVFNNLITKKDTMSFKYWVNKSMPEELAYRYVCISHTPGFWDHVVVGTRALPRTENMIGPDEFLPRLFNVSLGSYKLHWCCFVLKKQIILTMWCTSKPRGEGQCKVSTLVESALKSFTASIEFRRMVLYLSRWFTAQYVSPPHRLLNVVLDCKPSEGPTLVHVIAFLASSLGMEKITPNFSQHRAKDDQNYSFNIRSAGTMFSCPSEGTSEGMYINIVEEFSSYHNGCNNAMGLTRLCTTAELYSYL, from the exons ATGGTGAAACAGTTGATTATATGCTCCACATGTACAACAACGTTCAACAGAGCAGTCATATGTGAGGCGTACTTGATTCAGCTGAACAGACCCATACAATGTGCTTGTGGCTGTGTATTATGCACACTGTGTTACAGTAAACACCGGGGGTGTCACCTACACAATGTGATATCCACAAAGGCCCTTGTAAGCACCACAGCCAGCACCCTTGCCAATTGCCCTGCTCTGGAGCATGTAGGAGACTGGGATCTGGAACTCAACGAAGGTGATATGTTCAGAACTGACAATGGAAGCGATGCCCAGGTGCAGCTGCTAATGAATGAGGCGCAATTCCCTGACGTTGATACCCTGAGATCCG TGTTCAACAATCTCATCACAAAAAAAGACACAATGTCCTTCAAGTACTGGGTAAACAAATCAATGCCAGAAGAGCTGGCCTACAGATATGTCTGCATCTCTCATACACCTGGTTTCTGGGATCACGTCGTGGTGGGAACCCGGGCCCTTCCCAGAACGGAGAACATGATCGGACCCGATGAGTTCTTGCCAAGATTGTTTAATGTGTCGCTAGGTTCATACAAGTTACATTGGTGCTGTTTTGTTCTGAAGAAACAGATCATTCTAACTATGTGGTGCACTTCGAAGCCCAGGGGGGAGGGTCAGTGTAAGGTATCCACGCTGGTTGAAAGCGCACTGAAGAGCTTTACCGCAAGCATAGAGTTTAGAAGAATGGTATTATATCTGTCTAGGTGGTTTACAGCTCAGTACGTGTCCCCACCACACAGGCTGCTTAACGTTGTGTTAGATTGTAAACCTAGTGAAGGTCCTACTTTGGTCCATGTCATAGCTTTCCTGGCTTCAAGCCTAGGGATGGAAAAGATAACACCTAACTTCTCCCAGCATAGGGCCAAGGATGATCAGAATTACAGTTTCAATATCAGATCTGCCGGTACCATGTTCTCATGCCCCTCAGAAGGCACTTCAGAAGGTATGTACATCAATATTGTTGAGGAGTTTAGTTCC